The following proteins come from a genomic window of Triticum aestivum cultivar Chinese Spring chromosome 6A, IWGSC CS RefSeq v2.1, whole genome shotgun sequence:
- the LOC123130745 gene encoding FT-interacting protein 3, whose product MAGVLPRFGPFGPLPAYDEFGIKETRPRLPGGRTGGYDLVERMEYLYVRVVKARELKWGGGEFDPLAEVKLGSYSCATRHIEKTAGPEWNDVFAFSRERLQASFLEVFVRGRGFAKDEYVGRARFDLGDVPVRVPPDSALAPMWHHVFDGNGERCGEVMVALWIGTQADECFPLAVHADAAFAVDAKLAAHIRCKQYTVPRLWYVRVNVIEARDVAFADKARVGELFVRSRLSTQVLRTKTCVSRLPSYGWNEDHLFVAAEPFEDHLIISVEDRVKVDKEEVIGHVHIPFSDFERRWDTRPIRPRWYNLVQPEGATKIDKFSCKVCVRLCLEGGYRVLSEPIHYLSDVRPAARELWHGRPPIGLVELGIHHAFGLSALRARNGRGSCDAYCVAKYGSKWFRTQTVIDSLAPRFHQQCFWEVHEHCTVLTVAVFHNCQIGEKGGLATGDPVKDVLLGKVRIRLSTLETGRIHTHAYPLISLHAGGIKKMGELHLAVRFSSTSTLGLLQTYSQPHLPRMHYHCPLSVVQQERLRREAVAVIAHRLGRMDLPLRRECVEHLCEAHGHRWSMRRSKAHFFRIVSALAPLFAAIKWFVDVCHWRNPVTTVAVHIIYAMLVCCPNLILPTFFLYKFCLGLWNYRRRPRHPWHVDTKVSHAVTAHLDELDEEFDEFPTARPHEVVRMRYDRLRSLGGRIQEMVGDVASHVERARCVMTWRDPRATAMYLLVCLCLAVVTFVAPFQAVALLSGFYLMRHPSLRQRLPDVPANFFRRLPCKVDCLL is encoded by the coding sequence ATGGCCGGCGTCTTGCCGAGGTTCGGCCCCTTCGGCCCGCTGCCGGCCTACGATGAGTTCGGGATCAAGGAGACGAGGCCCCGCCTCCCCGGCGGGCGCACCGGCGGCTACGACCTGGTGGAGAGGATGGAGTACCTCTACGTGCGCGTCGTCAAGGCGCGGGAGCTCAAGTGGGGCGGCGGCGAGTTCGACCCGCTGGCGGAGGTGAAGCTCGGGAGCTACTCCTGCGCCACGCGCCACATCGAGAAGACCGCCGGCCCCGAGTGGAACGACGTGTTCGCCTTCTCCCGGGAGCGCCTGCAGGCGTCCTTCCTGGAGGTGTTCGTCCGCGGCCGGGGCTTCGCCAAGGACGAGTACGTCGGGCGCGCGCGCTTCGACCTGGGCGACGTGCCGGTGCGCGTGCCCCCCGACAGCGCGCTCGCGCCCATGTGGCACCACGTCTTCGACGGCAACGGGGAGCGCTGCGGGGAGGTGATGGTGGCCCTGTGGATCGGCACGCAGGCCGACGAGTGCTTCCCGCTGGCCGTGCACGCGGACGCCGCCTTCGCCGTGGACGCCAAGCTCGCCGCGCACATCCGGTGCAAGCAGTACACGGTGCCGCGGCTGTGGTACGTGCGCGTCAACGTCATCGAGGCCCGCGACGTGGCCTTCGCGGACAAGGCCCGCGTCGGCGAGCTCTTCGTGCGCTCGCGCCTCTCCACGCAGGTGCTCCGGACCAAGACGTGCGTGTCCCGCCTGCCGTCCTACGGCTGGAACGAGGACCACCTGTTCGTCGCCGCCGAGCCGTTCGAGGACCACCTCATCATCTCCGTCGAGGACCGCGTCAAGGTCGACAAGGAGGAGGTCATTGGCCACGTCCACATCCCCTTCAGCGACTTCGAACGCCGGTGGGACACACGCCCGATTCGCCCGAGGTGGTACAACTTGGTGCAACCAGAAGGAGCCACGAAAATCGACAAGTTCTCCTGCAAGGTCTGCGTCCGGCTCTGCCTGGAAGGCGGGTACAGGGTCCTGTCGGAGCCCATCCACTACCTGAGCGACGTCCGGCCGGCGGCCAGGGAGCTGTGGCACGGGCGGCCTCCCATTGGCCTCGTGGAACTCGGCATCCACCACGCCTTCGGCCTCAGCGCTCTGCGTGCGCGCAACGGGCGAGGCTCCTGCGACGCCTACTGCGTGGCCAAGTACGGCAGCAAGTGGTTCCGCACGCAGACGGTGATCGACAGCCTCGCGCCGCGGTTCCACCAGCAGTGCTTCTGGGAGGTGCACGAGCACTGCACCGTGCTCACCGTTGCCGTCTTCCACAACTGCCAGATCGGCGAGAAGGGCGGCCTCGCCACCGGCGACCCCGTCAAGGACGTCCTCCTCGGCAAGGTGCGCATCCGGCTCTCCACGCTCGAGACCGGCCGCATCCACACGCACGCGTACCCGCTCATATCCCTCCACGCCGGCGGCATCAAGAAGATGGGGGAGCTCCACCTCGCCGTGCGCTTCTCGAGCACGTCCACGCTGGGCCTGCTCCAGACCTACTCGCAGCCGCACCTGCCGCGGATGCACTACCACTGCCCGCTGTCCGTGGTGCAGCAGGAGAGGCtgcggcgggaggcggtggcggtCATCGCGCACCGGCTGGGCCGGATGGACCTGCCGCTGCGGCGGGAGTGCGTGGAGCACCTCTGCGAGGCGCACGGGCACCGGTGGAGCATGCGGCGCAGCAAGGCCCACTTCTTCCGCATCGTGTCCGCGCTCGCGCCGCTGTTCGCCGCGATCAAGTGGTTCGTCGACGTCTGCCACTGGAGGAACCCGGTGACGACGGTGGCCGTGCACATCATCTACGCCATGCTCGTGTGCTGCCCCAACCTCATCCTGCCCACCTTCTTCCTCTACAAGTTCTGCCTGGGCCTGTGGAACTACCGGCGCCGGCCGAGGCACCCGTGGCACGTGGACACCAAGGTGTCGCACGCCGTGACGGCGCACCTGGACGAGCTCGACGAGGAGTTCGACGAGTTCCCGACGGCGCGGCCCCACGAGGTGGTGCGCATGCGGTACGACAGGCTGAGGAGCCTCGGGGGCCGGATACAGGAGATGGTCGGCGACGTGGCGTCGCACGTCGAGCGCGCGCGGTGCGTGATGACGTGGAGGGACCCCCGCGCCACGGCCATGTACCTGCTGGTCTGCTTGTGCCTTGCCGTGGTCACGTTCGTCGCGCCGTTCCAGGCGGTGGCGCTGCTGTCCGGGTTCTACCTGATGCGCCACCCGAGCCTCCGGCAGAGGCTACCCGACGTGCCGGCCAACTTCTTCCGGCGCCTGCCCTGCAAGGTGGATTGCCTGCTTTAG